In Mercenaria mercenaria strain notata chromosome 14, MADL_Memer_1, whole genome shotgun sequence, the following are encoded in one genomic region:
- the LOC123527768 gene encoding multiple epidermal growth factor-like domains protein 10 has product MHCISTAILLLWVCESIIVSDSQTAEEGVIDCTVGCACCKNQRCGPIGYFPEGNCYDGCIDGYRSARCYQKCTYNCTKCAADINTCTECFNGYFPGPSSDCTAKCLPGCETCTSNTACTKCKDEYYNANGFTDCRYRYCPKNCVCQQSLCISCKTGYYDISASCSGICRGNCVTCSSRDTCDVCKDGYFNGHQFDIINRPLLTNCTLECRDNCERCSSYNTCLQCKTGRYGPTCQEECSIGCEKNECLIDTGNCNCSPNFSGDKCDQCQIGKHGNLCEKQCSLGCKANVCHKESGECLDGCIVDTIIGKTCNECSTGMYGAFCNKTCPSGCKDGKCERDTGECSLGCIHNFNGIRCEHCIDGKYGESCGLDCPDNCATNICVRDSGDCLQCMRNYSGHKCEDCEQGLYGSTCSDTCPSQCLNDTCSRTVGTCTHGCIENYSGDRCCVQNINCVHCLSNTKCKKCISGYYNELCDELCPHNCVDSCDIETGSCHSCKNNFYGLFCNLSCSSICIDNVCNQGNGKCTRGCNGTADDPVCPQRSDSPEETESVIIIAAVLGSILAVSVVVNIAFVGRVLIKKIHTSRRKPVVQKAEEAFYENTGIAGNYAIEMAGNNETNGNDGTVTEQASLSVCISKKSEYEDIRNVQDSEHEYGHIAPAATN; this is encoded by the exons ATGCATTGCATTTCAACAGCG aTACTGTTGTTATGGGTGTGTGAAAGTATCATTGTCAGCGACTCACAAACAGCAGAAG AAGGAGTTATTGACTGCACAGTTGGATGTGCATGTTGTAAAAACCAAAGATGTGGTCCAATTGGTTACTTTCCTGAAGGCAATTGTTATGATGGCTGCATCGATGGATACAGAAGTGCTCGGTGCTACCAAAAATGTACTTACAATTGTACAAAATGTGCGGCTGATATAAACACGTGCACTGAATGTTTTAATGGCTACTTCCCTGGCCCTAGTAGTGACTGTACAGCAAAATGTTTACCAGGTTGTGAAACATGCACGTCAAACACtgcatgtacaaaatgtaaagaCGAATATTATAACGCCAATGGTTTCACTGACTGTAGGTATCGTTATTGTCCCAAGAATTGCGTATGCCAACAAAGTCTGTGTATATCGTGTAAGACCGGTTATTATGATATAAGTGCGTCATGTAGTGGTATATGCCGAGGTAATTGTGTGACTTGTTCATCACGGGACACTTGTGACGTGTGTAAAGATGGTTATTTCAACGGGCATCAGTTTGACATCATTAACCGTCCTCTTTTGACAAATTGCACACTTGAATGTCGTGATAACTGCGAGCGATGCTCGTCGTATAATACATGCTTGCAATGCAAAACTGGGCGATACGGACCGACCTGTCAAGAAGAATGTTCCATTGGGtgtgaaaaaaatgaatgtctgATAGACACCGGAAATTGTAATTGTTCTCCTAATTTTTCGGGAGATAAATGTGATCAATGTCAGATAGGAAAACATGGAAACCTTTGCGAAAAGCAATGTTCTTTAGGATGCAAAGCTAACGTATGTCACAAAGAGTCGGGAGAATGTTTGGATGGATGTATCGTAGACACTATCATTGGTAAGACGTGTAATGAGTGTTCAACGGGTATGTATGGTGCATTTTGTAACAAAACCTGTCCTTCAGGTTGTAAAGATGGTAAATGTGAAAGGGATACAGGTGAATGTTCGTTAGGATGCATACACAATTTCAATGGGATAAGATGTGAACATTGCATTGATGGTAAATATGGAGAATCATGTGGCCTTGATTGCCCAGATAATTGTGCTACCAATATCTGTGTTAGAGACTCGGGTGATTGCTTGCAATGTATGAGAAACTATTCTGGTCATAAATGTGAAGACTGTGAACAAGGTCTTTATGGGTCAACATGTTCTGATACATGCCCGTCTCAATGCCTAAATGATACTTGCAGTAGAACTGTAGGTACATGTACTCACGGTTGTATTGAAAATTACTCTGGTGATAGATGTTGTGTACAGAACATTAACTGTGTCCATTGTCTATCAAACACCAAGTGTAAAAAATGCATTAGCGGATATTACAATGAGCTATGTGATGAATTATGTCCGCACAACTGTGTTGATTCCTGTGACATTGAAACAGGAAGTTGTCACTCTTGCAAAAATAACTTCTATGGTTTATTTTGCAACTTGTCCTGCAGCAGCATCTGTATTGACAACGTATGTAATCAAGGGAACGGTAAATGCACAAGGGGTTGCAATGGAACAGCTGATGACCCTGTATGTCCTCAACGTtcag ATTCGCCAGAGGAGACAGAATCTGTTATTATAATAGCTGCAGTACTAGGATCTATTCTAGCAGTTTCAGTTGTTGTCAACATTGCATTTGTTGGCCGTGTACTCATAAAAAAGATACATACATCTCGCAG AAAACCCGTGGTACAAAAGGCGGAAGAGgcattttatgaaaatactggGATTGCTGGTAATTATG CGATAGAAATGGCAGGTAATAATGAGACAAATGGAAACGACGGCACGGTCACTGAACAAG CTTCTCTAAGTGTGTGCATTTCAAAGAAAAGTGAATATGAGGATATTCGCAATGTGCAAG ATTCCGAGCATGAGTATGGACATATTGCACCTGCTGCTACAA ATTAA